The following proteins are co-located in the Takifugu flavidus isolate HTHZ2018 chromosome 16, ASM371156v2, whole genome shotgun sequence genome:
- the rps6ka1 gene encoding ribosomal protein S6 kinase alpha-1 isoform X2: MEKEKKKFNLSSLLRIYLGKNKKSLHCHSCRPPPASDTSTEPAPPPGRDWTEDGDIKEINITHVVKEGSEKADASQFELLKVLGQGSFGKVFLVRKVTPPDANQLYAMKVLKKATLKVRDRVRTKMERDILADVNHPFVVKLHYAFQTEGKLYLILDFLRGGDLFTRLSKEVMFTEEDVKFYLAELALGLDHLHSLGIIYRDLKPENILLDEEGHIKLTDFGLCKEAIDHEKKAYSFCGTVEYMAPEVVNRQGHTHSADWWSFGVLMFEMLTGSLPFQGKDRKETMNLILKARLGMPQFLSAEAQSLLRALFKRNPANRLGSGADGAEEIKRHGFFSTIDWNKLFRREMKPPFRPAVARPDDTFYFDSEFTSRTPKDSPGVPPSAGAHQLFRGFSFIASTLLEEEGSEEQAKPQPHPVVQQLHGKNLLFSDGYVLKEDIGMGSFSICKRCIHKATNTEYAVKMIDKTSTDPSEEIEILLRYGQHPNIITLKDVYDNGKQVFLVTELMRGGELLDRILKQKFFSEREASAVLHTITRTVEYLHSQGVVHRDLKPSNILYVDDSGNPESIRICDFGFAKQLRANNGLLMTPCYTANFVAPEVLKRQGYDEGCDIWSLGVLLYTMLAGFTPFANGPEDTPDEILNRIGNGHFSLGGGNWETMSDAAKDLVSKMLHVDPHQRLTARQVLRHPWIVHRDKLPNSQLPHHDPKLVKGAMAATYSALKNSQPPPELKPIESSFLAQRRVRKLPSTSL; encoded by the exons atggagaaagagaagaaaaagtttAACCTAAGCAGCTTGCTGAGAATCTACCTGGGCAAAAATAAGAAAAGCCttcactgtcacagctgcagacCGCCGCCAGCATCAGACACCAGCACCGAACCCGCACCGCCCCCCGGCAGGGACTGGACG GAAGATGGAGACATCAAGGAGATCAACATTACCCACGTGGTCAAGGAGGGCTCGGAGAAGGCTGATGCTTCTCAGTTTGAGCTCCTCAAAGTTTTGGGTCAGGGGTCCTTTGGCAAA GTGTTCCTGGTACGAAAGGTGACGCCTCCAGATGCCAACCAACTCTACGCCATGAAGGTCCTGAAGAAGGCGACGCTGAAAG TGAGGGACCGCGTCAGGACCAAGATGGAGAGGGACATCCTTGCCGACGTCAACCATCCGTTTGTGGTCAAGCTGCACTACG CGTTCCAGACCGAAGGGAAGCTCTACTTGATCCTGGACTTCCTCAGAGGAGGGGATCTCTTCACCAGGCTTTCCAAAGAG GTGATGTTTACAGAAGAGGATGTAAAGTTCTATCTGGCAGAGCTGGCATTAGGACTGGACCACCTCCACAGCCTGGGCATCATATACAGAGACCTCAAACCTGAGAA CATTCTCCTCGATGAAGAGGGCCACATCAAACTCACGG aTTTTGGCTTGTGTAAAGAAGCCATCGACCACGAGAAAAAAGCCTATTCCTTCTGCGGCACTGTGGAGTACATGGCCCCAGAGGTGGTCAACAGGCAGGGACACACGCACAGCGCCGACTGGTGGTCGTTTGGAGTACTAATG TTTGAGATGCTGACCGGCTCTCTGCCCTTTCAAGGAAAGGACCGTAAAGAAACCATGAACCTGATTCTCAA GGCACGTCTGGGAATGCCTCAGTTCTTGAGCGCCGAGGCCCAGTCACTGCTCAGGGCTTTGTTCAAGAGGAACCCTGCCAACAGGCTCG gatCTGGAGCTGATGGTGCTGAGGAGATCAAGCGACATGGCTTCTTCTCCACCATAGATTGGAAT AAACTCTTCAGGAGAGAAATGAAGCCTCCTTTCAGGCCAGCAGTGGCACGTCCGGATGATACCTTCTACTTTGATTCTGAGTTCACATCTCGCACCCCTAAAG ACTCCCCGGGTGTACCCCCCAGCGCCGGAGCCCACCAGCTCTTCAGAGGCTTCAGCTTTATAGCATCaactctgctggaggaggaaggttCGGAGGAACAAGCCAAGCCTCAGCCACACCCAGTGGTGCAG CAACTGCACGGGAAGAACCTGCTGTTCAGCGACGGCTACGTGCTGAAGGAAGACATCGGCATGGGCTCCTTCTCCATCTGCAAACGCTGCATCCACAAAGCCACCAACACCGAATACGCCGTCAAG ATGATCGATAAGACCAGCACGGATCCTTCTGAAGAGATCGAGATTCTGCTTCGGTATGGACAGCACCCGAACATCATAACGCTGAAGGAC GTGTACGACAACGGCAAGCAGGTGTTCCTGGTGACGGAGCTGATGCGAGGAGGGGAGCTGCTGGATCGGATCCTCAAACAAAAGTTCTTTTCGGAGAGAGAGGCCAGCGCTGTTCTTCACACCATCACCAGGACCGTGGAGTACCTGCACTCGCAGGGG GTGGTGCACAGAGACCTGAAGCCTAGCAACATCCTCTATGTAGACGATTCTGGAAATCCGGAGTCCATCCGGATCTGTGACTTCGGCTTCGCTAAGCAGCTGCGTGCTAACAACGGCCTGCTGATGACGCCGTGCTACACTGCTAACTTTGTGGCTCCGGAG GTGCTGAAGCGCCAAGGCTACGACGAGGGCTGCGACATCTGGAGCCTGGGGGTTCTGCTCTACACCATGCTGGCTGG CTTTACACCTTTCGCCAACGGGCCCGAGGACACCCCGGACGAGATCCTGAACAGGATCGGCAACGGTCACTTCAGCCTGGGCGGGGGCAACTGGGAAACTATGTCAGACGCCGCCAAG GACCTGGTGTCCAAGATGCTGCATGTGGACCCCCACCAAAGACTGACGGCCCGGCAGGTCCTCAGACATCCCTGGATCGTCCATAGGGACAAACTGCCCAACAGCCAGCTCCCGCACCACGATCCCAAACTGGTTAAG GGTGCGATGGCAGCCACCTACTCCGCCCTGAAGAACTCCCAACCCCCTCCCGAGCTGAAGCCCATCGAGAGCTCCTTCCTGGCCCAAAGACGTGTGAGGAAGCTTCCTTCCACGTCCCTGTAG